CCTCAAAATGAAACCTATTAGTCTTTGTAGTCCTACGTTTTCTCACACCAATATACAACTCTTCCATATCTAAAGTATCAATTTCGTGTGTTTGACAAAAAGATCATACTTTTGGCAAAATGCTAGCAAACCCTATATTTCTAAAAGATTGCAATGCCTCATTGTCCCTCTAACCATCGAAGCCGCTTCTAAAATGTCTAGATCTTTTCTTTGAAGTTGCTTTGACAATGTACCCGTGAGGTGTAAAATGTCATACATCATAAGTAAGTAAAACACGAACTCATATGATTTAAAATATGCTAAGATTCCAGATGCTTGTTGACGGTTTGCCAATGACCCTACATCCTCTTTCACAAAATCTAAAACTACAAGAACATCCGCAAACAACTTCATTAAACTTGTGAGTGTGTTGAAATGTTAACCCCATCTTGTTTCTCCTGCTTGAACAAGTGTTGTCTCTTGATTTAACCCTCTTCCGGTTTCAACTTCACCACTACACAAGCCTTTTTGCACCCTTTCTCTTGCTTGCTCTCGTAGTAAGTCTTTTCTTTTACACGAGGCACAAACAACATTAACCACCAACGAAATTTGCTCAAAAAAGTCACTAACACCATCATGCTTCTTTGCTACAGCCACAACCACTAATTGAAGTTGGTGTGTAAAACAATGTACATAAAAAGCCGTGTCATTCTCTTGTAATATCAAAGCTTTCAAACCATTGAATTCCCCTCGCATATTGCTAGCCCCATCGTAACCTTGTCCTATTatctattaaaatttaaaacaatatatatatatatatatatatatatatatatatatatatatatatatatatatatacatattaaattaaatttaaataacaaAAAAGTAAAGAATAAATTACCTGACTAAAACTCAACTTATTACTTGTAAGTACTTCATTTATGGCGTTTTTGAGTGTCAAAGAAGATGTATCCTTCACGCGCACTAGTCTTATGAATCTTTCTTTCACAAAGCCAAGACTATCGGCATAACGCAAAACAATAGCCATTTGTTCCATTTTTGAAACATCACTAAATTCATCAACTAGTAAAGCAAAAACATCTTGACCAATCACTTCACGAATACTCAAAAGTAATTCTTGTGCAAAACATTGCACAAGTTCTTTTTGAATTTTAGGGGAAATAAGTTGATTGTTTTTAGGAGCATTTTCTAAAGTATTGTTGAAAATATCTTCACTAGTCTCTCGAATGGCTTTTAACACTTCAATGTAAAGCCCTCTATTTTCCGAGTTAACCGACTCGTCATGACCACGAAACGGTAAACCGGTTTTCAATAAAAGTCTAACAACAATAATAGAAACACGTAATCGAGCTTTATATTTATGGTCCTCTGCTTCGGTTTGCCTCCTCAAGACTACATTAATAGCTTGTTTTTCCCTCATTAA
The genomic region above belongs to Lactuca sativa cultivar Salinas chromosome 4, Lsat_Salinas_v11, whole genome shotgun sequence and contains:
- the LOC111896011 gene encoding uncharacterized protein LOC111896011 gives rise to the protein MKQLYCLLRQRPNPNENGEECYQIPITNQSIPSVSNPNATPQTPITNQSIPSVSNATPQTPCYNQPNDNLDLKDLPKDPTDRPLITSYKPNIRDDVRRAYLLQGPCQVRAHKFPKNLGDRFRRFVPSWFDDFDWLEYSVKNNSAYCLYCYLRGDLMGQKGGRDAFVSQGFDTWNKKDAFRTHVGGVDSFHNKAKEKYEFLMREKQAINVVLRRQTEAEDHKYKARLRVSIIVVRLLLKTGLPFRGHDESVNSENRGLYIEVLKAIRETSEDIFNNTLENAPKNNQLISPKIQKELVQCFAQELLLSIREVIGQDVFALLVDEFSDVSKMEQMAIVLRYADSLGFVKERFIRLVRVKDTSSLTLKNAINEVLTSNKLSFSQIIGQGYDGASNMRGEFNGLKALILQENDTAFYVHCFTHQLQLVVVAVAKKHDGVSDFFEQISLVVNVVCASCKRKDLLREQARERVQKGLCSGEVETGRGLNQETTLVQAGETRWG